The Pseudomonadota bacterium genomic interval CGCCAGGTCCGTGCGGGTGTCGGTCAGCACAACCTCGGCCGTGAATTCACGCCGGTCGGACAGGCCCACCCTGATCTCGTCCGCGCCCTTGATCACGTGGGCGTTGGTGACGATCAGTCCGTCCGCGGCCACGATGACACCGGATCCCAGAGAGTTCTGCACCCGCTCCCGCGTCAGGCCGCCGGGCAGGGACTGGCCGAAAAATTCGCGGAAGAACGGGTCGTTCATGAAGGGTGAGAACACCTGCTGGCGCACCACGCGCCGGGTGTAGATGTTCACCACTGCCGGC includes:
- a CDS encoding S1C family serine protease, which produces MTSRFPVLFLVCALLSLPGPALAQEAAIPASREQIAMSFSPIVKTVAPAVVNIYTRRVVRQQVFSPFMNDPFFREFFGQSLPGGLTRERVQNSLGSGVIVAADGLIVTNAHVIKGADEIRVGLSDRREFTAEVVLTDTRTDLA